The Vidua chalybeata isolate OUT-0048 chromosome 6, bVidCha1 merged haplotype, whole genome shotgun sequence genome has a segment encoding these proteins:
- the SNAPC1 gene encoding snRNA-activating protein complex subunit 1, with the protein MSGVPGLKEDFEELLGAFQQADTVRFERFAELWRERRFHTIFYGRIRALERNKLTKKTLDLAQQYFFPPYSFQIRVGALYLLYGLYNAQLCQPKQKIRIALKDWPEIQKFQLDLLDSQHYDAAYIFRRLRLARAFHFTAMPKLLTYRTKKKIEENYFKEEFKDPSNRVNSLITNDVLEELMNIHDHYQKMKCVISADKSQPDKALSLIKDDFVVSLKDITLEHQEWQQNRMELLRNSKVTNETEDKKKEEIFLQSEGSERANALARIKYKSYSAVVEVSKSRRHRQVQLESSESGSGCGKSPSRSKKASRRPQPARRGSSEVRGEMQVAKETVTQHIGMPVIIEEDSDEGGVSLPKRRRLF; encoded by the exons ATGAGCGGCGTGCCGGGGCTGAAGGAGGACTTCGAGGAGCTGCTCGGCGCCTTCCAGCAGGCAGACACCGTCCGCTTCGAGCGCTTCGCCGAGCTGTGGCGGGAGCGCCGCTTCCACACTATCTTCTA tgGTAGAATAAGAGCTTTGGAGAGGAATAAGCTCACAAAGAAGACTCTAGATCTGGCCCAGCAGTACTTCTTTCCCCCCTACTCCTTCCAGATCCGAGTTGGTGCTCTGTACCTTCTGTATGGGCTCTATAATGCCCAGCTTTGTCAGCCAAAACAAAAG ATCAGAATCGCACTCAAGGACTGGCCTGAAATCCAGAAATTTCAGCTGGATCTGCTTGACTCCCAGCACTATGATGCAGCCTATATCTTTAGGAGACTGCGACTTGCCAGAGCCTTCCATTTCACAGCAATGCCAAAGCTA CTGACCTACAGAACTAAGAAGAAGattgaggaaaattattttaaagaagaatttaagGACCCGAGTAACAGAGTAAACAGCCTCATCACTAATGATGTATTGGAG gaACTGATGAATATTCACGACCACTATCAGAAAATGAAGTGTGTCATTTCAGCTGACAAATCCCAGCCAGACAAGGCCCTGAGCTTGATAAAAGATGACTTTGTGGTTAGTCTCAAAGACATAACCTTGGAACATCAGGAATGGCAGCAGAACAGAATG GAGTTACTCCGAAATTCTAAAGTAACTAAtgaaacagaagacaaaaagaaagaagagatttTCCTACAATCAGAG GGTTCTGAAAGAGCAAATGCCTTGGCCAGAATCAAATACAAGTCTTATTCTGCAGTTGTTGAG GTTTCCAAATCCAGGAGACATCGTCAAGTGCAGTTGGAATCCTCTGAATCAGGATCCGGTTGTGGGAAGTCTCCAAGTCGAAGTAAAAAAGCCAGCAGGAGACCACAGCCAGCAAGGAGAGGCTCTTCAGAAGTTAGAG GTGAAATGCAAGTGGCCAAGGAAACTGTAACTCAGCATATCGGGATGCCAGTAATCATAGAAGAGGACTCAGATGAAGGAG gaGTATCTCTCCCCAAGAGGAGAAGACTGTTTTAG